GTTTAGAGCAACTTAATAGGCTTTATTTTGCCGGTGCAAATATAGTGCGTTTAGCTTGTTTGGACATGGCAGATGCAAGAGCTTTAAAAGAAATCAAAGCAAAAAGTCCCTTGCCTTTAATAGTGGATATACATTTTAATCATAAGCTAGCAGTTTTTTGTGCTGAATTTATCGATGGGGTGAGAATTAATCCGGGAAATATAGGCTCAAAAGAAAATATAAAAGAAGTGGTGCAAGCTTGTAAACAAAGAAAAATTCCTATTAGAATAGGGGTAAATCATGGCTCTATAGAAAAGCAATTTAGCGATAAATATGGTTATAATATAGAGGCTATGCTTGAGAGCGCTTTATATAATATAAAATTACTAGAAGATTTAGACTTTTTTGACATTAAAATTTCTATGAAAACTTCAGATGTGCAAAATACCATAAAAGCTTATGAAGCTCTAAGACCACTTTGTGATTATCCGTTTCATTTAGGGGTTACTGAAGCAGGAACTAAATTTCATAGTACTGTTAAAAGTTCGATTGCCTTAGGAAATTTGCTTTTAAAAGGTATAGGCGATACAATGAGAGTTTCTATGACAGGGGAGCTTGAAGAAGAGATTAAGGTAGCAAGGGCTATTTTGCAAGATAGTGGAGTGCAAAAGAGTGGAGTAAATATCATCTCATGCCCAACTTGTGGAAGAATTCAAAGCGATTTGATTAAAGCGATTAAGATAGTAGAAGAAAAAACTAAACATATAAAAGAACCATTAAATATAAGTGTTATGGGTTGTGTTGTAAATGCCTTGGGTGAGGCTAAGGGTGCTGATGTGGCTATTGCTTTTGGAAAAAATCAAGGTTTAGTTATAAGACATGGTGAAGTGGTGGCAAAATTAAAAGAAGATGAGCTTGTTGATAGATTTTTACTTGAAGTAGAAGATGAAGTAAAACTTAGAGAAAAAGATTAATTTTTTTCTAAGTAAGTTTTTTGCATATTTTGTAATTTTTTAGAAATTTTTACTTTATAAATACTTGGATTTTGAAGTTTTTTTAGTTTAAAATCCAAACTATCAACACTTTTTTTATGATACTCTTGAATATTTTTCAAGTTAGGAAGCCCATAGATTAATTTTCCATCTTTAAAAATAAGCTCATGTAAATTTTTATATGTATAACCTTGATAATTTTTGATACTCTCATCATGTGTATATAAAATATCAAAACTTGCTTTATTGTTTTTATAATACCTTATGAGTTTTTTAAAATGTGGCAAGGTTGTTTTGCTTGAGCTTGCGCTGATTTTTATTTTAGGGATGATTTGATTGTTTTTTTCTAATGCAACAAGCTTATAAACAGCTCCAAAAATAGGCGAGCTTGCTGAAGTAATAAGCTTTTCTCCAATACCAAAAGCATCGATTGGAGCTTTGTTTTTTAGTAATTTTTCTATGATGAACTCATCTAAGGCATTGCTAGCTATGATTTTGCATTTTGTTAAGTTAGCAAGATCTAGTTTTTTTCTAATATATTTAGAGATTTTCAGCAAATCTCCTGAATCAATACGGATGGAATAATTTTGCATAGAATCTTGCGTATTTAACTCATTAAAAACTAAAATAGCATTTTCAATACCTTTTTTATAATCATATGTATCAATCAAAAGACTTATATTATCTTTATAAATTTGACAATATGCTCTAAAAGCACTTAGCTCATCATCAAACATTTGTACCCAAGCATGAGACATGGTTCCACTAATAGGAATATTAAATTTTCTCCCAGCTAAAGTACAAGCACTTGCATGAAAACCACCTATAAAAGCAGCTCTAGCACCATTTAAAGCTGCGCTTTCTCCATGGGCTCTGCGAGAGCCAAATTCTAAGAGTAATTTTTCTTTTGCAATTTGAGCAATTCTGCTAGCTTTAGTGGCAATTAGACATTGATGATTTAGGGTTAAAAGTATGAAAGTTTCTAATAATAAAGCTTCTATTATAGGTGCTTTGATGATCATTAAAGGTGTATTAGCAAAAATACATTCACCTTCTTTAACACTTAGTATATCTCCACTAAATTTTAAAGTTGAAAGGTAGTTTACAAAATCATCATCAAATTTTTTAGTATTTTTCAAAAAATCTATGTCATCTTTAGAGAAAGAAAAATGATTAATATGATTTATGATTTGTTCTAATCCACAAAAAATAGCATAAGAAGCACTATCAGGAGCTTTTCTAAAAAAAACTTCAAAATAAACAATCTGCTTATGCATATTTTGTTTAAAATAAGCATAAGCCATACTTAGTTCGTAAAAATCACATAATAATGAAGAATTCATATAAGGATTTTTACTTACAAATTAATCCATTTGACGACGCAAGAAAGCAGGAACATCAAGTTGAGAAATCACTTCCTCATCAAACCCACCGCTAGCTTTGCGCAAATTCATATAGCTATTTTTTTTACTTTCTTCTTGTTCTTTAGCACTTTCTATTTCAGCTTTATCTTCAAAACCTGTAGCAATAATAGTTACTTCAACACGATCGCCCATGCTTTCATCGGTAGTTGCGCCAAAGATTACTTTTGCATTTTCATCTGCTATATCGCTAATGCTTTGAGTAGCTTGTGAAATTTCTATCAATGAGCATTCAGGTCCAATTTTATAATGGATGATTACGCCTTTAACACCTTTCATAGTCATACCATCTAATAATGGAGATTCTATAGCGCTTGATAATGCGTCCATGATAGCATTTTCACCTTCTCCATGACCCACACCCATTAAAGCTAAACCTCTATGGCTCATAACAGTTCTAACATCTGCAAAGTCAACATTGATATCGCCATCTTCTAAAAGAATAGACACCATACCTCTAACAGCTCTAGCTAAGATATCATCAACTAGTTTGAATGCTTCTTTTATACCTGCTTTTTTTGGAAGTATGCTAAGAAGTTTTTCATTTTGGATTACAATGATAGAATCACTTTCTTTTTTTAATTCAGCCAAGCCAGCTTCAGCTAATTTTTTTCTTTGTTTTCCTTCAAAAGCAAAAGGCATAGTTACAACCGAAACAGTTAATGCGCCTACTTCTTTAGCAGCTTGTGCTACAACAGGAGCTGCACCTGTACCAGTTCCACCACCAAGTCCTGCTGAAATGAATACTATATCACTTTGACTTAAAGCTGCTTTTACTTCTTCAAAGCTTTCTCTTGCACTTTCTGCTCCAATTTCTGGTTGCATTCCAGCACCTAAACCTTTAGTTTTTTTCTCACCTAGTTGAATTCTAGTTTTTGCTAAAGATTTTGCTATAGCTTGTGCATCAGTATTTGCTGAGATAAGATCAAGATCATGTAAGCCCATATTTACCATATGATCTATCATATTACCACCACCACCACCGCAGCCTATGACTTTTATTTTTGCACCTTTTGCGTGTTGCATTTCTTCTACTAGATATTCGCTCATTGTATCTCCTATTAGAACTGGTTTATTAATTTATTCCAAAAATTATGCATAAAACTTGATTTTTTATCTTTTTTGGTTTCAACTTTTGTTAATTCTGTTTTTTCATCTTCAAAATCTCTCTGTTCTTGAAAAATTTCTTCAAAATTTTTATTTTCTTCTTCATGTTCTTTTATGGTGAGATTTTGTTTTATCTGTTTGTTGATAAATTCAGGCTCTCCTTTGTATCTTAGTTTTTCATTAGAATCTAATTCATAAGGAGTAAAATGTCCACCACCATATAAACAAAGACCTATAGCGCAGCTATTTTCTGCATCTTCAAAAATTTCTTTAAAGCCATCCATAGTATCTTTTTTTGCGGTCGCTATTCTAACAGCTTTATTATCAAAATAAGCTGAAGCAAGTTTGTCAAGTCCTGCAAATTTTGTCATTCCACCTGTTAATACTATGCCTGCTCCTGCTTGATTTGCACAAGCATTATCACTTAGCATTTTAGCCAAAATAATAATAGTTTCTTCAATTCTTGCATAAATAACATTAGATATAACTTCTACTGAAACTTCATTTTTTCTTTTTTCATCCCCCATATATGGAATTTGTATAATTGAGTTTTCATTTTGTGCTAAAGATGCATAATTTAATTTTAGTTTTTCTGCTTCTTTTGGTGGGGTATGCAAAGCTATGGATAAATCATTAGTGATATTTACTGAACCAATTTGTAAGCATTCATTATATCGTATAGAATTACCCGCATGAATGACCATATCACAAACCGCTCCACCCATATCGATTAAAATAGCACCTAGTTCTTTTTCACTATCATCAAAGCATGCGATAGAAGAAGCATATCCTGAAAGAACGATATTATCTACTCTAAGATCAGCAAGCTCAACTGCTTTTTTTAGATTTTTAATATGCACTTCTTGCGAGATTACAATATGTGTAGAAACTTCAAGACGATTTCCACTCATTCCCAAAGGATCTTCTACATGCTCAAGATCATTTACTTTAAAATTATAAGGCAATACATGAATGATTTCATATCCACTAGGTATATTTGCGGTATGTTTTGCTGTGCTTACTGCTCTGTGAATTTCTTTAATACCTATTTCATGATTTGGTATATTAACTACACCTATACTGTCTACACTTTTTGCATAAGCACCTGAAATAGATACAATTACTTTATCATAATGCACACCTGACATCATTTGTGCATCGGCTACTGCCTCTTCTATAGATTTTGAAGCAAGCTCTATATTGGTAATTGCTCCTTTTTTTATACCATTTGATTTTGATTTTCCAAAACCAATGATTTTAAGTCCTTCTTCACTTTTTTGTGCCAAAATAGCACAAGTTTGTATTGAGCCTAAATCAATTCCTAAAATATTCAATTTGTATTTCCTTTATAATAGCGTTGGATTGGATATAATTCTATAAGTTTTTTTAATAATTCTTCCTTAAGTAAAGCTTGTTTAGTTTGTTTGGCACTTTGTTCTATGATAAATTTATAAATTTCTTCTTTATCTTTGTTTTCTAGAGTTTGCTTTGTAATTTCATAAACTATTGCTTTATCATCAAATAAAACATAAGATTTAGCTTTATTTGAGTCAAATACATGCATTAAAAACTCACTAAATTCAGCATCATTTATCATTTCACCTACTTTTGCTCCTTTACTTGAGTCGCGACTATAAGTTCCTATATCTATGCCTTGGAAATTATCTAGTGCAAGCTTTGCTTTTTCTTCTAATAAAGTTTTAGTTTTTTCTCTGATGTAAAGTTTGCTCACTTCATTTTTGGCTTGCTCAAAAGTCATAGTCTGTATAGGATTTATTTTTATAAGTTTTGCAACCATATAGCCGTTTTCAAATTTAAAAGGTTTGATAAAATCATTTTCTTTAGCTTTTTGTATGTTTTCTAAAGGGTAATAAATATCAGCATCGCTTATTGTGATGTTTTTGTCAAAACTAAGCTCGTTTTTTCTCAAAGCAACATAGCTTTCATTAGCTTTAAGTTTAAGCTTGGAAAGTTTTAAATCTTTTATAACTTTATCTTTGCTTTGTTCTAAGCTTAGAATTTTTCCTGCAAAATCTTTATAGTCATTTTTATTTTCTTCATAGTAAGCTTGAATTTCTTTATCAACAACTGTGATTGTATTAGGATCTAAAAAATAAGTTGCAAGCTCATAGCTTTTTTGTGTTTTATATAGGTTTTTGTTTTTTTCCCAAGTTTGTTTTAGTTCTTTTTCATCAATAGGAATATTTTTATTATCAAGTTTTATTATTTGAATTTTTAAATTATCTTGCATTAAAAAACTTGCACCAAACATATCAAACTCATTTTGTTTGATTTGTAAATTTAAAATAGCATTGATTTTTTTAAGCAATAATTCATCATGGATAATTTTTTCATAAGCTTTTGGCGTATAGTTGTTTCTTGCAAGTAAATTATAATATAAATCTTTATCAAAAACACCTGAAGCATTATGAAAGATTTTTTGATGCGCTAAATCATAAGCAATTTCTTCTTCGCTTACATTTAAACCTAAAGTTTTAGCATAAGAAAGCAGAAGTTTTTCTTGTATAAGTTCATTGATAGCTTGAGTATCTAAGCCATCTTTTTGTGCTTGTTCTTGTGTATAATTGCCATTGTTTAATTGTGAGTAGTAGTTAAATAATTGAGAATATTTTAGATTGAATTCATCATAGCTTATTTTTTCATCGCCTACTTTTGCAACAGAATTTGATCTATCGGTGTTAAAATCATAACTTCCCCAGCCAACAAAACCTGCTCCAACAAAAGCAATAACACTAATCCAAATAGTAATAACTAAATATTTTTTATGATGCTGCATCCAAGTGAGCATTTTTACCCCAATCCATAATTAATTAAATTAAACCATAAATTATAGGTAATTTGTGATTAATAAAAAATTAATTTTATGATTTTATGATAAATTTGTCTCTGCTAAATGGATAATTTTACAAGAATTTTCGATTAAATCTATTATTTTTCCAAGTTCATAGCTTGTTCTTCCATAAGCAAATATTCCATATCCTTTCACAACGACAAAATTTTGTTTTTGTTCTAACATATAACGATAAATTTCAGTTTGCGATCTATCATCCCAATCCTCATAACTTTTAGGATTGTAAACTCGAATTTTTTCTAAAAAAATTTCTCCAAAATAATCTTGAGGTGTTATGAAATCATGATTTAAACTCATGGATAAGGTATAAGCTGGATAAGCAAAACATACGAATTTAGCTTCAGGTATATTTTCATATATGCTTTTATGTATTTCACTATCGCTGCTTGCTTCATCCCAGCTATAATCTTTTGCAAATTTTAAGATACTTAAATTTTTTTCATCTAATTGATTCAAAAAAGCATTGCTTTTGTTGATAATAAATGAGCCTTGTGAAAGTTTTGCTGAAACAGAACCATGGCAAATTCCAAAAAAATTTTTTTTAAACATTGATGAGGATAGAATTTGAATTTGGGAAATAATATTTTCTTTATTCATTAAAAACCTTGTTTTAAACTTAGCTAAGGTATTATACTAAAAAATATTAAAAGGTATATTTTGCAAAGTCCACATATTCCTGTTTTATTACAAGAAGTTTTAAATACTTTTGATGATTTTGATAGCGGAGATTTTTTAGATTGTACTTTGGGTTATGGAGGGCATTCTAAAGCATTATTGCAAGCTCATGAAAAATTAAGATTAATTGCTTGCGATAAAGATTTAGAGGCTTTAAGTTTTTCCAAAGAGTTTTTAAAAAATTTTCAAGATAGAATAAGTTTTAATCATATAGGTTTTAAAGATATTTTAACTCAAATTTCAACGCAAAACATAAGAGGAATTTTAGCCGATATTGGTGTATCTTCTTTGCAGCTTGATAAAAATGATAGGGGTTTTTCACTAAATTCTGATTTTTTAGATATGAGAATGGATCAAAATAATCCTTTAAGTGCTAAAGAAGTAGTAAATTCTTACAACAAGGAAGCTTTAGAACGAATTTTTAAAGACTATGGAGATCTAGCGCCGGTTGCTTCAATGCTCGCTCAAAAAATTATCAATGCAAGAAGTCAAAAAGAGATTACAAGTGCAAAAGAATTAAGTCAAATTATAGGAAATGCTAAGTTAAAAGGACGCAATGTATCTTTAGCTTTGCTCGTATTTCAAGCTTTGCGTATAGAAGTAAATAATGAACTTGGTGAGTTAAAATCCTTACTTGAAAATATAGAGAAAGCAAAATTAAAAGATTGTAAATTAGCTATTATTAGCTTTCATTCTTTAGAGGATAGAATAGTAAAAAATACTTTTAAAAGATGGGAAAAAGACTGCATTTGTGATGAAAGAGCTATAAAATGCGAATGCGGTAAAGGACATAGTCTTGGTAAAATTTTAAGTAAAAAAGCTATAAGTGCCTCCAAAGAAGAAATAAGCTATAATAGTAGATCAAGTTGTGCAAAAATGAGAATTTTTTATTTTAGGTAAATAATGATTGAAGATGATTTTTTAAAAGAAAAACAAAATATACGCGAAAAAATGTTGAAATATTCTAGGGCTATTAAAGAAGGTAGACCTTATGAAGAGTATGAGCACAATTTCAATGAAAGCGATCGCATATTAAAAAATAGAATACAGCGTAAAAAAAGACCTAAATTTACAGACTTTGATGAAGAATATAAAGAAAAACCTAAAAAACAATCCGCTATTTATTTAAAAGAAGATTTGATAAATGTTAAATTAGAAGAAAAAAAGCCTTTTAAATTACAACTCAATTTTTTCAAAAAGCAAAAAGAAAAATTTGATAAAAAAAATGATAAAAATCTTAAGCCATCTAAAAATGTTAAAACTTTGCAGGAAGTAAAAAAAGTAGAAAAAATACAACAAGAAAAAAAAGATTCTATTCAAATATCTAAAATTCTTACTCAAAGTAATGTCTTTGTTACTTCAAAATTTCAAGATTTAAAAGAAAAAAGAAAAGAAAAAATCAAACTCAAACAAGAATTAAAAGAGCAAAAAAAAATCGAACAAGAAAAAATAAAAAAAGCTCAAGAAGAATTAAAAGAAAAAGAAAGATTAGCTAAGCAAGAGCAAAAAATTTTAGAAGAAAAAGTAAGGCTTGAAGAAAACCAAGAATATAATCAAGAAGATAAATACGAACTTTTAGATAGCATAGTAAGTGAGGAAAATAAAAATTTAACCCCTAAAAATTTATTATACGCAGGTTTGATGATAGCATTTGCTTTATTGATATTTTTCCCACAAATTTATATTAGAAATCAAATTTATTATGTAAGTAGAGAAATAGCAGATTTAAGATCGCAAGAATTAGTTTTAGATGAAGAAAACAAAGAGCTTCAAAGACAGCTTGAAGCATTGTATTTTCAAAATCAAGTTTTAGACTTTTTAGATTAATCTTGTGTTTGAATGATTTTCTCCAAAACATATTGTTCAAGTTGATTTTTTGGAATTTCTTCTTTAATGGCTTGGTTATAAATATTTTCTGCTATTTTTGAATATTTTTCATAAGCAAAATATGGAAAATGTAAAGTCCAGGCTTTTTTCAATAATCTTTTGCTTATTACTTTTCTAGTATAAATTTTAAAAATATCATAGCCAACAAAAACACAAGCGGTAACAAAAATAGCACTTAAGATACTAATATGAAAATCAATAATTGTTAAAAAATAATGGCTGATGATAAGCATAGGAACTAAAATAGCTATACAAAAAAGGGTATATATAAGATAAGAATTGAATACCTTAAATTTAAAATTTAATTTCGCAGGATCTATCATCATACCTTCATTTAACAAGGCATTTGCTTCTAATAAATCTTTTAAATTAACAGGTTGATTTGAAACTTTAAAAATAAAGTTTAAAATAAATTCTTGTATTTTCATTGTTTTACCTAGTAAGTATGTGATTTTTGTGATTTTAGCATTTTTGTTTTTAAATAAGATAAATTTTAAGTCTTGTAAATGAAATCTTGTGTTAAAATTTACATTATTTTTGCATATAAAGAAAGAAAAAGATGGCAGATTCTAGATTTATGATGAATGTAAAAGGCATAGCTAAAAGTTTTATACCTAGAAAAATTTATCAAAATCAATTACAAAAT
This genomic window from Campylobacter lari contains:
- a CDS encoding class II aldolase and adducin N-terminal domain-containing protein; its protein translation is MNKENIISQIQILSSSMFKKNFFGICHGSVSAKLSQGSFIINKSNAFLNQLDEKNLSILKFAKDYSWDEASSDSEIHKSIYENIPEAKFVCFAYPAYTLSMSLNHDFITPQDYFGEIFLEKIRVYNPKSYEDWDDRSQTEIYRYMLEQKQNFVVVKGYGIFAYGRTSYELGKIIDLIENSCKIIHLAETNLS
- the ftsA gene encoding cell division protein FtsA → MNILGIDLGSIQTCAILAQKSEEGLKIIGFGKSKSNGIKKGAITNIELASKSIEEAVADAQMMSGVHYDKVIVSISGAYAKSVDSIGVVNIPNHEIGIKEIHRAVSTAKHTANIPSGYEIIHVLPYNFKVNDLEHVEDPLGMSGNRLEVSTHIVISQEVHIKNLKKAVELADLRVDNIVLSGYASSIACFDDSEKELGAILIDMGGAVCDMVIHAGNSIRYNECLQIGSVNITNDLSIALHTPPKEAEKLKLNYASLAQNENSIIQIPYMGDEKRKNEVSVEVISNVIYARIEETIIILAKMLSDNACANQAGAGIVLTGGMTKFAGLDKLASAYFDNKAVRIATAKKDTMDGFKEIFEDAENSCAIGLCLYGGGHFTPYELDSNEKLRYKGEPEFINKQIKQNLTIKEHEEENKNFEEIFQEQRDFEDEKTELTKVETKKDKKSSFMHNFWNKLINQF
- the rsmH gene encoding 16S rRNA (cytosine(1402)-N(4))-methyltransferase RsmH, whose translation is MQSPHIPVLLQEVLNTFDDFDSGDFLDCTLGYGGHSKALLQAHEKLRLIACDKDLEALSFSKEFLKNFQDRISFNHIGFKDILTQISTQNIRGILADIGVSSLQLDKNDRGFSLNSDFLDMRMDQNNPLSAKEVVNSYNKEALERIFKDYGDLAPVASMLAQKIINARSQKEITSAKELSQIIGNAKLKGRNVSLALLVFQALRIEVNNELGELKSLLENIEKAKLKDCKLAIISFHSLEDRIVKNTFKRWEKDCICDERAIKCECGKGHSLGKILSKKAISASKEEISYNSRSSCAKMRIFYFR
- a CDS encoding nicotinate phosphoribosyltransferase produces the protein MNSSLLCDFYELSMAYAYFKQNMHKQIVYFEVFFRKAPDSASYAIFCGLEQIINHINHFSFSKDDIDFLKNTKKFDDDFVNYLSTLKFSGDILSVKEGECIFANTPLMIIKAPIIEALLLETFILLTLNHQCLIATKASRIAQIAKEKLLLEFGSRRAHGESAALNGARAAFIGGFHASACTLAGRKFNIPISGTMSHAWVQMFDDELSAFRAYCQIYKDNISLLIDTYDYKKGIENAILVFNELNTQDSMQNYSIRIDSGDLLKISKYIRKKLDLANLTKCKIIASNALDEFIIEKLLKNKAPIDAFGIGEKLITSASSPIFGAVYKLVALEKNNQIIPKIKISASSSKTTLPHFKKLIRYYKNNKASFDILYTHDESIKNYQGYTYKNLHELIFKDGKLIYGLPNLKNIQEYHKKSVDSLDFKLKKLQNPSIYKVKISKKLQNMQKTYLEKN
- the ftsZ gene encoding cell division protein FtsZ, with amino-acid sequence MSEYLVEEMQHAKGAKIKVIGCGGGGGNMIDHMVNMGLHDLDLISANTDAQAIAKSLAKTRIQLGEKKTKGLGAGMQPEIGAESARESFEEVKAALSQSDIVFISAGLGGGTGTGAAPVVAQAAKEVGALTVSVVTMPFAFEGKQRKKLAEAGLAELKKESDSIIVIQNEKLLSILPKKAGIKEAFKLVDDILARAVRGMVSILLEDGDINVDFADVRTVMSHRGLALMGVGHGEGENAIMDALSSAIESPLLDGMTMKGVKGVIIHYKIGPECSLIEISQATQSISDIADENAKVIFGATTDESMGDRVEVTIIATGFEDKAEIESAKEQEESKKNSYMNLRKASGGFDEEVISQLDVPAFLRRQMD
- the ispG gene encoding flavodoxin-dependent (E)-4-hydroxy-3-methylbut-2-enyl-diphosphate synthase yields the protein MTRYKTRQIKVGDVLIGGDAPISVQSMLFTKTRDIEGCLEQLNRLYFAGANIVRLACLDMADARALKEIKAKSPLPLIVDIHFNHKLAVFCAEFIDGVRINPGNIGSKENIKEVVQACKQRKIPIRIGVNHGSIEKQFSDKYGYNIEAMLESALYNIKLLEDLDFFDIKISMKTSDVQNTIKAYEALRPLCDYPFHLGVTEAGTKFHSTVKSSIALGNLLLKGIGDTMRVSMTGELEEEIKVARAILQDSGVQKSGVNIISCPTCGRIQSDLIKAIKIVEEKTKHIKEPLNISVMGCVVNALGEAKGADVAIAFGKNQGLVIRHGEVVAKLKEDELVDRFLLEVEDEVKLREKD
- a CDS encoding peptidylprolyl isomerase, with the translated sequence MLTWMQHHKKYLVITIWISVIAFVGAGFVGWGSYDFNTDRSNSVAKVGDEKISYDEFNLKYSQLFNYYSQLNNGNYTQEQAQKDGLDTQAINELIQEKLLLSYAKTLGLNVSEEEIAYDLAHQKIFHNASGVFDKDLYYNLLARNNYTPKAYEKIIHDELLLKKINAILNLQIKQNEFDMFGASFLMQDNLKIQIIKLDNKNIPIDEKELKQTWEKNKNLYKTQKSYELATYFLDPNTITVVDKEIQAYYEENKNDYKDFAGKILSLEQSKDKVIKDLKLSKLKLKANESYVALRKNELSFDKNITISDADIYYPLENIQKAKENDFIKPFKFENGYMVAKLIKINPIQTMTFEQAKNEVSKLYIREKTKTLLEEKAKLALDNFQGIDIGTYSRDSSKGAKVGEMINDAEFSEFLMHVFDSNKAKSYVLFDDKAIVYEITKQTLENKDKEEIYKFIIEQSAKQTKQALLKEELLKKLIELYPIQRYYKGNTN